One Dissulfuribacter thermophilus DNA window includes the following coding sequences:
- the tsaE gene encoding tRNA (adenosine(37)-N6)-threonylcarbamoyltransferase complex ATPase subunit type 1 TsaE, translated as MRLTVLVKNLSQTRALGKCISKLLKKGDLILFTGDLGAGKTTLIRETLSNLGVDKRLVTSPTFSILHQYDGADMPIVHGDLYRIGEGGDLVETGLYDYIDQGTYLVMLEWAEFLEESARQDLAPLEIEISFPPLGDSDERIVEFRANMNSWEQRLILLKECLEKEGITIEGAGS; from the coding sequence ATGAGACTGACAGTTTTGGTAAAAAACCTATCCCAAACGCGCGCTCTAGGAAAGTGCATTTCAAAACTCCTAAAAAAAGGAGATTTAATCCTTTTTACAGGGGATCTTGGAGCAGGTAAAACCACCCTTATTAGGGAGACACTGAGCAATCTTGGAGTAGATAAAAGGCTTGTTACGAGCCCGACTTTTTCCATTTTACACCAATATGATGGTGCTGATATGCCTATTGTACATGGAGATCTCTATAGGATAGGAGAGGGAGGAGATCTCGTAGAAACAGGCCTTTATGATTATATTGATCAGGGGACATATCTAGTAATGCTCGAATGGGCAGAGTTTTTAGAAGAATCAGCAAGGCAGGATCTTGCACCCCTTGAAATTGAAATCAGCTTTCCACCTCTGGGCGACAGTGATGAGAGAATTGTTGAATTTCGAGCCAATATGAATTCGTGGGAACAAAGGCTGATTTTGTTAAAAGAATGCCTTGAGAAGGAGGGAATCACTATTGAAGGCGCTGGTTCTTAG